ATCGTCATGGTGAATGTCGATCTCGAACTGGCCAAGCCCGGCTTCGGAGATAGCACTTTGCGCGGGAATACCCATCTCGGCGCAAGCCTCGTAAAGCGCGGTGAACCAGCCATCGAACGCATCAAGCTGGCGCAGCGACAGAATCGCCTGCGCGTTGAGCGGGCGCCCCGACAGCGGGTTGGGCGGCGGCGCAAGCTGCTCGCCCGCATCATCAACAAGGTAGAACTCCATTTCCGTGGCCGCCTGCACGCTCCAGCCACGCGCGGTATACCGCTCAAGCACCTTGGCAAGCGCATGGCGCGGGTCGCCCGCAAACGGGCGGCCATCGTCGTGATGTAGCGCCATCGGCACCAGCGCAGAAGGGTTTTCCAGCCACGGCATCGGCACCGGGCCACGCTCTGTCGGCAGCAACATGCCGTCGGCGTCGCCGGTCTCGAATACCAATGGGCTGTCTTCGATATCCGCGCCCCAGATATCAAGGTTCAACACCGAATAAGGCAGCCGCACGCCACCGTCTTCCAGTTTTAGTGCCGCCGCAGCAGGCAGGCGTTTGCCGCGCATTTGTCCGTTAAGATCAGCCGCCGCAGCGCGGAACGTGTGCAGATAGGAGAGGTCCATGAAAGGCTCATTGTCATAATTTGATCAAATTATCTTGAAGCGCGCTGCGAATGTCCAGCAAAAAGAAATCATCGCCGTGCAAATGCTGTGAATGTCGGCAAAACCCGCGCGCTTTGCGCTTATCGCGTTAGGGTAAGCGCGCCATCGGTGATCTCGATCTTGGAGTAGCGTTGCAAGTAACTCATTCCCAGAAGAGAGCCATTCATCTCTCCCCCATTGACCAATGCCCGCACATTTGAGTCGTGAATGCCGCCGATGTTCAGGCTGGCAATCCGCACCGGCGCGGTGCGCACCTCACCATTGGCGGTTTGCGCGCGCCCCATATAGGGCAGCGCGTCGGTGTCGATCCCCGCCGCTTGCGCATCCTCGCGGCTCAGCACGATAGCGCTCGCCCCGGTATCGACGGTAAAATGCACCGGTGCGCCGTTTACGTCGGCAGTCAGATAATAATGCCCGTCGCGCGCGCGTGGCAGCACGATCCGGCCTTCTTCGGCAAACACCGATTGCTTCGGCATCACCGTGTTGCGGATATCGCCCCACAGCCCGATCACCGCAACCGCCCCGGCAAAAATCAACCCCCAGGCCAATGCCTGCTGCGCCAGCTTGCCAAACGATCCGCGCGCTCGGGTGAA
This is a stretch of genomic DNA from Aquicoccus sp. G2-2. It encodes these proteins:
- a CDS encoding TIGR02281 family clan AA aspartic protease is translated as MSNDYASLTYLVVLLCALVAMYFTRARGSFGKLAQQALAWGLIFAGAVAVIGLWGDIRNTVMPKQSVFAEEGRIVLPRARDGHYYLTADVNGAPVHFTVDTGASAIVLSREDAQAAGIDTDALPYMGRAQTANGEVRTAPVRIASLNIGGIHDSNVRALVNGGEMNGSLLGMSYLQRYSKIEITDGALTLTR